One window of the Niallia circulans genome contains the following:
- a CDS encoding AIM24 family protein, with amino-acid sequence MGRYDLEEFLAKTEQQDKNEGIFELETERMLEINLTNKIWAKAGSMVSYRGNIRFTREGILEHGIGKMFKKALTGEGASLMKAEGTGKLYLADQGKKISILRLNGDSIFVNGNDLLAFEPSIKWDIKLMKRIAGMLSGGLFNINLSGSGIVAITSHYEPLTLRVTPNNPVFTDPNATVAWSGSLQPEFVTDITLKSFFGRGSGESIQMKFLGEGFVVIQPYEEVYFSNSGSNNS; translated from the coding sequence ATGGGGAGATATGACTTAGAGGAGTTTTTAGCTAAGACAGAGCAGCAAGATAAAAATGAAGGAATTTTCGAACTAGAAACAGAAAGGATGCTTGAAATTAATTTAACAAATAAAATTTGGGCGAAAGCAGGAAGTATGGTTTCTTATCGAGGAAATATTCGGTTTACTCGCGAAGGTATTTTGGAACACGGAATAGGTAAAATGTTTAAAAAAGCGTTAACTGGTGAAGGTGCTTCTTTAATGAAAGCAGAAGGAACGGGTAAACTTTACTTAGCTGATCAAGGAAAGAAAATTTCCATTCTCCGTTTAAATGGTGATTCTATCTTTGTAAATGGCAATGATTTACTAGCATTTGAGCCGTCTATCAAATGGGATATTAAGTTAATGAAAAGAATTGCCGGGATGCTTTCTGGCGGCTTATTTAATATTAACCTGTCAGGAAGTGGCATCGTTGCGATTACGTCACATTACGAACCATTAACATTAAGAGTTACTCCAAATAACCCTGTATTCACAGATCCTAATGCGACAGTTGCTTGGTCGGGAAGTCTACAACCAGAATTTGTAACAGACATTACTCTTAAATCATTTTTTGGAAGAGGCAGCGGAGAATCCATTCAAATGAAATTTTTGGGAGAGGGCTTCGTCGTTATTCAGCCATACGAAGAAGTATATTTTTCGAATAGTGGAAGCAATAACAGTTAA
- a CDS encoding zinc-finger domain-containing protein: protein MQRKKWMKEADELMQDYCKDCFLYRQNKVEYGKRGAHRFCISQCTVGNKLKEYGEKLSSSK, encoded by the coding sequence TTGCAAAGGAAAAAATGGATGAAAGAAGCAGATGAATTAATGCAAGATTATTGTAAAGATTGTTTTCTATACCGACAAAACAAAGTAGAGTATGGTAAAAGGGGAGCTCACCGCTTTTGTATTTCGCAATGTACGGTGGGAAATAAGCTAAAGGAATATGGGGAAAAACTATCGAGTTCAAAATGA
- a CDS encoding glutathione peroxidase, producing the protein MSIYDFKVKTMDGKMQALSTFKGDILLIVNTASKCGFTPQFKELQELYQMYKEEGFVVLGFPSNQFMSQDPGTNEEIKSFCEVNYGVTFPMFAKIDVNGKEADPLYQYLTKEAPGALGVKAIKWNFTKFLIDRNGNVVDRYAPSTSPSEIKADIEKLIR; encoded by the coding sequence ATGAGCATTTACGATTTTAAAGTAAAAACGATGGATGGAAAAATGCAGGCATTAAGCACTTTTAAAGGGGATATCCTATTAATTGTGAATACTGCAAGTAAATGTGGTTTTACTCCTCAATTTAAAGAGCTGCAAGAATTGTATCAAATGTATAAAGAGGAGGGGTTTGTGGTTCTGGGTTTTCCAAGTAATCAATTTATGAGTCAAGACCCGGGAACAAATGAAGAAATAAAATCATTTTGTGAAGTGAATTACGGTGTGACTTTTCCGATGTTTGCTAAAATTGATGTGAATGGTAAAGAAGCAGATCCTCTTTATCAATATTTAACAAAAGAAGCACCAGGTGCATTAGGTGTGAAAGCAATCAAGTGGAATTTTACGAAGTTTCTTATTGATCGCAATGGAAATGTCGTGGACCGCTATGCACCAAGTACAAGTCCTAGCGAGATAAAAGCAGATATTGAAAAGCTTATCCGATAA
- the cspD gene encoding cold-shock protein CspD produces MQNGKVKWFNNEKGFGFIEVEGGDDVFVHFTAIQGEGFKSLEEGQEVSFEIVEGNRGPQAANVVKL; encoded by the coding sequence ATGCAAAACGGTAAAGTAAAATGGTTCAATAACGAAAAAGGTTTTGGCTTCATCGAAGTTGAAGGCGGAGATGACGTATTCGTACATTTCACTGCTATTCAAGGCGAAGGTTTTAAATCATTAGAAGAGGGACAAGAAGTTTCTTTCGAAATCGTTGAAGGAAACCGTGGACCTCAAGCTGCTAATGTTGTTAAACTATAA
- a CDS encoding IS1380 family transposase — MKSVQETSLHFNKRVKINFDGGDLLSDSGLLLYKEFDEKLDITKMIKEKINISDSSSHHTHSNHDVIMQKVYQHLAGYHTDNAADDLQVEPTMLRVFSKERLASQPTISRLNSKVDEETVNQFQQTIQCLFDRVQLVKPSDGYIFDIDSANFETTGNQENTAYNAHYRTMGFHPLFLFDGLTGDCIKAVLRSGNVYTSNGVVEFLEPVLIHFKELYPHCPIIIRGDSGFASPGLYELCEKYDVHFVIRLKANAKLNGFAQELEAQITKNLEITSKPCVFYQEMNYKAASWHTERRVIIKLEKPTDELLFTYTFIVTSLSANAKNIVKTYQNRGTMENFIKEGKNGFAFDWLSSHSQKTNAMRLQMSVLAYNFHNWFRRICLPNKVRNQTMETLRSQLIKIAGKVIRSSRYITFKLCSSCLYKDAFWQTLRNIQRLQVKIE, encoded by the coding sequence ATGAAAAGTGTACAAGAAACGAGCTTACATTTCAATAAAAGAGTAAAGATTAATTTTGATGGCGGCGATCTCTTGTCCGATTCAGGATTGCTTTTATACAAAGAATTTGATGAGAAACTGGACATTACGAAAATGATTAAAGAAAAAATCAACATTTCAGATTCTTCCTCTCATCACACTCATTCTAATCATGATGTCATCATGCAAAAAGTGTATCAACATCTCGCAGGCTATCATACAGACAATGCAGCCGATGACCTTCAAGTCGAACCAACGATGCTTCGCGTTTTTTCTAAAGAACGATTGGCCTCCCAACCTACCATCTCACGATTAAACTCAAAAGTAGACGAAGAAACCGTTAATCAATTTCAACAGACTATCCAATGCTTATTTGATCGTGTACAGCTGGTGAAGCCAAGTGACGGCTATATCTTCGATATAGATTCTGCTAATTTCGAGACAACAGGAAATCAAGAAAATACCGCTTATAATGCACATTATCGGACGATGGGCTTTCATCCTTTGTTCTTATTTGATGGGCTTACGGGTGACTGTATCAAGGCTGTCCTCCGAAGTGGAAATGTGTATACGTCAAATGGCGTGGTTGAATTTTTGGAACCTGTTCTGATTCACTTTAAGGAACTGTATCCCCACTGTCCCATCATCATTCGCGGAGATAGTGGGTTTGCATCTCCAGGGTTATATGAATTGTGTGAAAAATATGACGTGCATTTTGTGATTCGCCTAAAAGCGAATGCCAAATTAAATGGGTTTGCCCAAGAACTAGAAGCACAGATTACAAAAAACCTTGAAATCACATCGAAACCTTGTGTCTTTTATCAAGAAATGAACTATAAAGCTGCATCATGGCATACTGAACGAAGAGTCATCATTAAGCTAGAAAAGCCAACTGATGAACTCTTATTTACCTATACATTTATTGTGACAAGTCTTTCTGCCAACGCCAAAAACATAGTAAAGACCTATCAAAATCGAGGAACGATGGAGAACTTTATCAAGGAAGGTAAAAATGGTTTTGCGTTTGATTGGTTGAGTAGCCATTCTCAAAAAACAAATGCCATGCGTCTCCAAATGTCCGTGTTAGCTTATAATTTCCATAATTGGTTCCGAAGAATTTGTTTGCCAAACAAAGTGCGAAATCAAACGATGGAAACGTTACGCAGTCAACTCATTAAAATCGCGGGTAAAGTTATACGATCTTCTCGTTATATCACGTTCAAATTATGTAGTAGTTGCTTATACAAAGATGCATTCTGGCAAACGTTACGAAATATCCAACGATTACAAGTCAAAATAGAATAA
- a CDS encoding DUF3892 domain-containing protein gives MEKIVAVERNYMGDIISFKTSNGRVISYRKALLDIETGIIDGVEIMENEREQEDLPYSIIDNFDNYPPIF, from the coding sequence ATGGAAAAAATTGTTGCAGTAGAACGAAATTATATGGGAGACATTATTAGTTTTAAAACATCTAATGGTAGAGTAATTTCCTATCGAAAAGCTTTGCTTGATATCGAAACTGGGATAATTGACGGAGTAGAAATTATGGAAAATGAAAGAGAGCAAGAAGATTTACCCTACTCGATAATAGATAACTTTGACAATTATCCACCTATTTTTTAA
- a CDS encoding aromatic acid exporter family protein: MMQMHSALRNLKKYKIGYRTFKTAVAVSIGITIAQFFHLDFYVSSAIITILCVQNSKKKSLHSAFSRFIACMLAIPFSYIFFEGMAYEPYIIGLLLLLFIPTTVLLKVNEGVVTSTVIILHIYSTNHMTWDVVLNEWALIVIGIGAALLVNSYMPSLDKEMKVHQKDIESYFKALLMDMVVYLRTNEITEEYASKLKRASDIVQCAKSVAYRDVENHFTRKENYYYHYFTIREKQLEIISRLFDRILSVETLDNQRELVADFLEELSLCVHSGNTAVLFLSKLQRVEELIKHDKLPADWDSFEEQAHVFFVLKELEQYLQIKKSLKVAY, from the coding sequence ATGATGCAAATGCATAGTGCTTTGCGAAATCTGAAAAAATATAAAATTGGTTATCGAACCTTTAAAACAGCAGTTGCGGTAAGTATAGGAATAACTATCGCCCAGTTTTTTCACTTAGATTTCTATGTATCTTCTGCGATTATAACCATACTTTGTGTTCAAAACTCGAAGAAAAAGTCTTTGCATAGTGCATTTTCACGTTTTATCGCATGTATGCTTGCCATTCCATTTTCCTATATTTTCTTTGAGGGGATGGCGTATGAACCGTATATCATTGGTTTATTATTGCTATTATTTATCCCAACCACTGTCTTACTTAAGGTAAATGAAGGGGTTGTAACAAGTACTGTTATTATCCTCCATATATATTCCACCAACCATATGACTTGGGACGTTGTTCTTAATGAATGGGCATTGATCGTAATTGGAATTGGAGCAGCATTACTTGTTAATAGCTATATGCCTAGTCTAGATAAGGAAATGAAAGTACATCAAAAGGATATTGAGTCCTATTTTAAAGCATTATTGATGGATATGGTTGTTTACTTGCGGACAAATGAAATCACAGAAGAGTATGCTTCAAAATTAAAGCGTGCATCAGATATTGTACAATGTGCAAAATCAGTCGCCTATCGTGATGTAGAAAATCATTTTACTCGAAAAGAGAATTATTATTATCATTACTTCACAATCCGAGAAAAGCAATTAGAGATTATATCAAGGCTTTTTGATCGAATTTTATCTGTAGAGACATTAGATAATCAACGAGAGCTGGTGGCAGACTTTCTGGAAGAACTTAGTTTATGTGTCCATTCAGGAAATACGGCCGTATTATTTTTAAGTAAACTCCAAAGAGTAGAAGAGCTGATCAAGCATGATAAACTGCCTGCTGACTGGGATTCATTTGAAGAACAGGCGCATGTTTTTTTTGTTTTAAAAGAATTAGAACAGTATTTACAAATTAAAAAATCCTTGAAGGTGGCATATTAG
- the mntR gene encoding transcriptional regulator MntR — translation MPTPSMEDYIERIYNLIEDKGYARVSDIAEGLSVHPSSVTKMVQKLDKDEYLVYEKYRGLVLTPKGKKIGKRLVYRHELLEQLLRIIGVKEENIYDDVEGIEHHLSWDSIDRIGDLVQFFEENPKHVEELKIIQQKNDSIE, via the coding sequence TTGCCGACACCTAGTATGGAAGACTACATTGAGCGCATTTACAACCTAATAGAAGATAAAGGATATGCACGAGTATCAGATATTGCCGAAGGCCTATCTGTCCATCCCTCCTCTGTAACAAAAATGGTTCAGAAATTGGATAAGGATGAGTATCTGGTTTATGAAAAATATAGAGGCTTGGTTTTGACCCCAAAAGGAAAGAAAATCGGCAAGCGATTAGTGTATAGACATGAACTTTTAGAGCAATTATTAAGAATTATTGGGGTGAAAGAAGAAAATATATATGATGATGTAGAAGGAATAGAACATCATCTAAGCTGGGACTCTATTGATCGTATTGGTGATTTAGTGCAATTTTTTGAAGAGAATCCAAAACATGTAGAAGAGTTAAAAATAATTCAGCAAAAAAACGATTCAATCGAATAA
- a CDS encoding MerR family transcriptional regulator: MLSVQKKELTIKEENSKLLSVKEAAEYINEGPGVVRNWLRELKTLIPVIIGENGYRYFDQKSLDILVKVKQMRNEKQMSLRQIEDELTRPLPASIPIATEATEKILQDLQTIKEELELQKNFNQVLVQQLKKQQEHIEFQQEHIASQERKITLLENPIVLKEKEEQYYAKSRKKKLADLNERETKEKKSGFIRLFSYR, translated from the coding sequence ATGTTAAGCGTACAAAAAAAAGAACTTACGATTAAGGAAGAAAACAGCAAATTATTAAGTGTGAAGGAAGCTGCGGAATATATTAATGAAGGTCCTGGTGTTGTTCGAAATTGGTTAAGAGAATTGAAAACACTCATACCAGTCATTATTGGCGAAAATGGCTACCGATATTTCGATCAAAAAAGCTTAGATATTTTAGTAAAAGTTAAACAAATGCGTAATGAAAAACAAATGTCTTTAAGACAAATTGAAGATGAGCTGACAAGGCCTTTACCTGCCTCTATCCCCATTGCCACTGAAGCTACGGAAAAAATTCTTCAGGATTTACAAACAATCAAAGAAGAATTAGAACTCCAAAAAAATTTCAATCAAGTATTAGTACAGCAACTAAAAAAGCAGCAAGAGCATATCGAATTTCAGCAAGAACATATTGCCAGTCAAGAAAGAAAAATAACTTTATTAGAAAATCCAATTGTTCTAAAAGAAAAAGAGGAACAATACTATGCTAAATCTAGAAAGAAGAAGCTGGCCGATCTAAATGAGCGGGAAACGAAGGAGAAAAAAAGTGGATTTATCCGCCTCTTTTCTTATCGTTAA
- the metA gene encoding homoserine O-acetyltransferase MetA: MPIRIPQLLPAREILEDENIFVMEEGRARTQDIRPLNILILNLMPQKEKTEVQILRLLGNTPLQVNISFLRTASYESKNTSSYHLEQFYRDFEAIKTNKYDGMIITGAPVELMSFEEVDYWDELTKIMEWSKTNVTSTLHICWGAQAALFHHFGINKYELEQKCYGIYSHHVLNPADKLMRGFDDSYLAPHSRHTNVSIEEIKAHPKLELLSASDEAGAFIISGNKGKQIMVTGHLEYDSSTLAEEYKRDKEKGLNIHLPLGYFPENDPNKKPLNSWRSHAHLLFSNWLNYYVYQETPYEWK, encoded by the coding sequence ATGCCTATAAGAATTCCTCAGCTCTTGCCAGCACGAGAAATACTTGAAGATGAAAATATATTTGTAATGGAAGAAGGGCGTGCAAGAACCCAGGATATTCGACCATTAAACATATTAATATTAAACTTAATGCCTCAAAAAGAAAAAACGGAGGTACAAATATTGCGTTTGCTTGGGAATACTCCTTTGCAGGTCAATATCTCCTTTTTGAGAACAGCATCGTATGAGTCAAAGAATACAAGTTCCTATCATTTAGAACAGTTTTATCGCGATTTTGAAGCAATAAAAACAAATAAATACGATGGAATGATTATTACAGGAGCGCCTGTGGAATTAATGAGTTTTGAAGAAGTTGATTATTGGGATGAATTAACCAAGATAATGGAATGGTCGAAAACAAATGTAACGTCTACTCTGCATATTTGCTGGGGAGCTCAGGCAGCTTTATTTCACCATTTTGGCATTAATAAGTATGAGTTGGAACAAAAGTGTTATGGAATTTACTCCCACCATGTCTTAAATCCGGCAGATAAATTAATGCGTGGTTTTGATGACAGCTATTTAGCTCCCCATTCAAGACATACTAATGTATCAATTGAAGAAATCAAAGCACATCCAAAACTTGAGCTATTGTCTGCTTCTGATGAAGCTGGCGCCTTTATTATTAGTGGAAATAAAGGCAAACAAATCATGGTTACCGGTCACTTAGAGTATGATTCTAGCACACTTGCTGAAGAATATAAACGAGACAAAGAAAAAGGTTTAAATATTCACCTACCCCTCGGTTATTTTCCCGAGAATGATCCTAATAAAAAGCCATTAAATAGTTGGCGGTCCCACGCTCATTTACTATTTTCCAACTGGCTGAATTATTATGTGTATCAAGAAACACCTTATGAGTGGAAATGA
- a CDS encoding DUF4879 domain-containing protein — MKKILGIIAVAVLSFSFVFSVTPTKTLAGPATPLTNLQIIGITSDGNDFLWEDIEFNQLSASIPLKGEYVYLAIYVEGTERQGWLRINSGGTDITAQTIKALPDEPLVGSDNIVYGWIKYYEIPKNLLSSGAINISALNYYDNTTFYDNISFLIE, encoded by the coding sequence ATGAAAAAGATTCTCGGAATTATTGCAGTTGCAGTATTATCATTTTCGTTTGTATTTTCAGTAACTCCTACTAAAACCTTAGCAGGACCGGCAACTCCCCTAACAAACTTGCAAATAATTGGTATTACATCAGATGGCAATGACTTCCTGTGGGAAGATATTGAATTTAATCAACTTAGTGCAAGTATTCCTTTAAAAGGAGAATATGTTTATCTAGCAATTTATGTTGAGGGTACTGAACGTCAAGGTTGGTTGAGAATTAACAGTGGTGGAACAGATATTACTGCTCAGACAATTAAAGCCTTGCCAGATGAACCACTAGTAGGATCAGATAATATTGTGTATGGATGGATTAAGTATTATGAAATACCAAAGAACTTGTTAAGCTCAGGTGCAATAAATATTTCTGCCCTAAATTACTATGATAACACTACATTCTATGATAATATCAGCTTTTTAATCGAATAA
- a CDS encoding formate--tetrahydrofolate ligase has protein sequence MKSDIEIAQQAVMKPIIHIAEKLGLSDDDLELYGKYKAKITASTLNKLKNNKSGKLILVTAINPTPAGEGKSTVTVGLGDALNKLQRKTVIAMREPSLGPTMGIKGGAAGGGKAQVLPMEDINLHFTGDLHAITTANNALAALVDNHIHQGNECRIDQRRIVWKRAVDLNDRALRKVVIGLGGPLQGVPREDGFDITVASEIMAVLCLAADIKDLKVRLARMVVAYNVDREPVTVGDLKVEGALTLLLKDAIKPNLVQTIEHSPAIIHGGPFANIAHGCNSVIATAAAVKLGDYVVTEAGFGADLGAEKFLNIKARNKEIDPEIVVIVATIRALKMHGGVEKKELGVENIEALRAGFANLQKHVESIKEFGLPFVVAINKFVTDTELEISVLKELCEQAQIPVALTEVWEKGGDGGIELAQKILAILEKKEQSFRHLYSLNTTIEEKVLAIATKIYGANRVEYSSKAKKQIADFEKFGWGHLPICMAKTQYSLSDDPSLIGRPEGFSITIREFKPSIGAGFLVALTGEVMTMPGLPKTPAALHMDVDEDGKAVGLF, from the coding sequence ATGAAATCTGACATCGAAATTGCTCAACAAGCTGTAATGAAACCAATAATACATATTGCCGAAAAGCTAGGTTTATCAGATGATGATCTTGAATTATATGGAAAATATAAAGCGAAAATAACAGCATCAACCTTAAATAAGTTGAAAAATAATAAATCAGGTAAACTTATCCTTGTGACGGCTATTAATCCAACTCCTGCTGGAGAAGGCAAATCAACTGTTACAGTCGGATTAGGAGATGCGTTGAATAAATTACAGAGAAAAACCGTCATAGCAATGAGAGAACCTTCTTTAGGTCCTACAATGGGGATCAAAGGAGGGGCTGCAGGCGGAGGAAAAGCGCAAGTATTACCTATGGAGGATATTAATCTGCATTTTACTGGAGATCTTCATGCTATTACAACAGCCAATAATGCGTTGGCAGCTTTAGTAGATAATCATATACATCAAGGCAATGAATGTCGTATTGATCAGCGCCGTATAGTCTGGAAAAGAGCAGTTGATCTAAATGATCGTGCGCTGCGAAAAGTAGTGATTGGTTTAGGTGGTCCATTACAAGGAGTTCCGAGAGAGGATGGCTTTGACATTACGGTTGCTTCTGAAATTATGGCTGTATTATGTCTGGCTGCAGATATTAAGGATTTAAAAGTTCGATTAGCTCGAATGGTCGTTGCGTATAATGTAGACAGAGAACCTGTAACCGTGGGAGATTTGAAGGTAGAAGGTGCGCTTACATTACTATTAAAAGACGCAATTAAACCAAACTTGGTTCAAACAATCGAGCATTCTCCAGCGATTATTCATGGCGGTCCGTTTGCCAATATTGCCCATGGCTGCAATAGTGTCATAGCAACTGCTGCTGCTGTCAAATTAGGAGACTATGTTGTCACTGAAGCTGGGTTTGGTGCGGATTTAGGAGCAGAGAAATTTTTAAATATTAAGGCTAGGAATAAAGAGATAGATCCTGAAATCGTCGTGATAGTTGCGACAATTCGTGCCTTAAAAATGCATGGAGGAGTCGAGAAGAAAGAGCTAGGTGTTGAAAATATAGAAGCGCTGCGAGCGGGTTTTGCTAATTTACAAAAGCATGTAGAAAGTATTAAAGAATTCGGTTTACCATTTGTTGTTGCTATTAATAAATTCGTAACAGATACTGAATTAGAAATTAGTGTGTTGAAAGAGCTTTGTGAACAAGCACAAATTCCTGTTGCTTTAACAGAGGTTTGGGAAAAAGGTGGAGATGGCGGTATAGAACTTGCTCAAAAGATTTTAGCGATTCTCGAAAAGAAAGAACAAAGTTTTCGACATTTATATTCGCTTAATACTACAATAGAAGAGAAAGTGCTTGCGATTGCCACAAAAATTTATGGAGCGAATAGGGTAGAATATTCTTCAAAAGCAAAGAAACAGATTGCCGACTTTGAAAAATTTGGTTGGGGGCATCTTCCTATTTGTATGGCGAAGACACAATATTCTTTATCCGATGATCCATCATTGATTGGCAGACCAGAAGGATTTTCAATTACAATCCGTGAATTTAAGCCATCTATTGGGGCGGGCTTCCTTGTAGCACTCACTGGTGAAGTCATGACAATGCCAGGTTTACCGAAAACTCCTGCTGCTTTACACATGGATGTTGATGAAGACGGTAAAGCAGTTGGATTGTTTTAA
- a CDS encoding transposase, whose amino-acid sequence MKSVLETNLSFNKRVKVNFEGGDLTSDSGLLLYKEFDEKLGITEMINIREYPKPAGQNRVVS is encoded by the coding sequence ATGAAAAGTGTACTAGAAACGAACTTAAGTTTCAATAAAAGAGTAAAGGTTAATTTTGAAGGCGGTGACCTTACGTCCGATTCAGGGTTACTTTTATACAAAGAGTTTGATGAAAAGCTCGGTATTACGGAAATGATTAACATTAGGGAATATCCAAAACCTGCGGGTCAAAATAGAGTAGTTTCATGA
- a CDS encoding type IA DNA topoisomerase, with amino-acid sequence MKLILAEKPSVSKNIADALKIKNRQDGYFEGNGYIVTWAFGHLLQLNDAKDYDEKMSTWKLENFPFIPPKFQYKVKSDPKDRDKPDRGAEKQLKIIHRLMKRQDVDSIISACDYDREGQLIGDSIIYNLKTEKEVYRLLLNEWTPNEVLNGLNNLRSNKELRPLQAAGVSRQWADWLIGINLTSVATLKYQKGKGKALNIGRVLLPTLKIIYDRDKEIENFVPENYYKLQATFLTENGSSYTGTYLENKEEKFKEELYLKEIEEQIKGKTAVVIDKKVQKKKEYPPFLFNLSNLQGYITSKYKGWTADKVLKVAQSLYEKKYITYPRTASIALEESLIAKTEKVVNLLAADLPFKNEVKFVPSKRIFDNKKVESHSAIIPTYVLPKKLSQEEEQVYVAIKNRLLMQFMPVAEVEETRIITSVNQVELKGRFVTKGKVQLVEGWKKIENIQSKDVMLPLVNLQEEVLTQKASTSIHTTQPPKEHTEKTLLRLMETCGKNFDADTEEDVLSILSGFSIGTPATRAETIKKLKDIGYIEAKNKSLVCTELGRRMVEIFPIKDLFNLDFTGRLEKTLYDIEKGQFSKQQFLQIISSFTTNAVETIKKEEDIIIQEVTYTKGKTEVLGKCPLCGHAVIEGKKGFGCSNWKNGCKYVIWKNDKFLGTMKKKPTKTMVKALLKNGKAPVKGLISKKGNKFDAIMKYEKNQDNEYFSWKMEFPE; translated from the coding sequence ATGAAATTAATATTGGCAGAAAAACCATCTGTATCGAAAAACATTGCAGATGCTTTAAAAATAAAAAACAGACAAGATGGCTATTTTGAAGGAAATGGCTATATTGTTACATGGGCTTTTGGCCATTTATTGCAGTTAAATGATGCGAAAGACTATGATGAAAAAATGTCTACATGGAAGTTAGAAAATTTTCCATTTATTCCTCCGAAATTTCAATATAAAGTAAAGTCTGATCCGAAAGATAGAGACAAGCCCGACCGTGGAGCAGAAAAACAACTGAAAATTATTCATAGGTTAATGAAAAGACAAGATGTAGATTCAATCATATCTGCCTGTGACTATGATCGAGAAGGACAGCTAATTGGAGATAGTATTATTTATAATTTAAAAACGGAAAAAGAAGTTTACCGACTATTGCTGAATGAATGGACACCGAATGAAGTATTGAATGGATTAAATAATCTTCGTTCTAATAAAGAGCTGAGACCTCTTCAAGCTGCCGGAGTTAGCAGACAATGGGCCGATTGGTTAATTGGTATTAATTTAACCTCTGTGGCAACCTTGAAATATCAAAAAGGCAAAGGGAAGGCATTGAATATTGGAAGAGTTTTATTGCCAACGCTTAAAATCATTTATGATCGTGATAAAGAAATCGAAAATTTCGTTCCAGAAAATTATTATAAACTGCAAGCAACGTTTTTAACGGAAAATGGAAGTAGTTATACAGGTACTTATCTAGAAAACAAAGAAGAAAAGTTTAAAGAAGAACTATATTTGAAAGAAATAGAAGAACAGATTAAAGGCAAAACAGCAGTTGTAATAGATAAGAAGGTACAAAAGAAAAAGGAATATCCGCCTTTTTTGTTTAATCTTTCTAATCTTCAAGGCTATATAACTAGCAAATATAAGGGATGGACAGCTGATAAAGTATTAAAAGTTGCGCAAAGTCTCTATGAAAAGAAATATATCACGTACCCAAGAACTGCGAGTATTGCCCTAGAAGAAAGTCTTATTGCGAAAACAGAAAAAGTGGTAAATCTCCTCGCCGCAGATTTACCGTTTAAAAATGAAGTGAAATTTGTGCCATCCAAACGAATTTTTGATAACAAAAAGGTGGAAAGTCATAGCGCAATTATTCCTACTTATGTTCTCCCCAAAAAATTAAGCCAAGAGGAAGAACAAGTATATGTAGCAATAAAAAATAGGTTATTAATGCAATTTATGCCTGTTGCTGAGGTAGAAGAGACGAGAATCATCACAAGCGTGAATCAAGTGGAATTAAAAGGAAGATTCGTAACAAAAGGAAAAGTTCAATTAGTAGAGGGCTGGAAAAAAATTGAAAATATACAATCGAAAGATGTTATGCTTCCGTTAGTAAATTTGCAAGAAGAGGTTTTAACACAAAAAGCATCCACTAGCATCCATACTACACAGCCGCCAAAGGAACATACGGAAAAGACACTGCTTCGGCTGATGGAAACTTGCGGGAAAAATTTTGATGCGGATACAGAGGAAGATGTATTATCCATTTTAAGCGGATTTAGCATTGGGACGCCAGCTACTCGTGCTGAAACGATAAAAAAACTAAAAGATATTGGTTATATAGAAGCAAAAAATAAAAGCTTAGTTTGTACGGAGTTAGGAAGAAGAATGGTCGAAATCTTTCCAATTAAAGATTTGTTTAACTTAGATTTCACAGGAAGACTTGAAAAAACACTTTATGATATTGAAAAAGGACAATTTAGTAAACAACAATTTTTGCAAATAATTAGCAGCTTCACAACAAACGCGGTGGAAACAATAAAGAAGGAAGAAGATATCATTATCCAAGAAGTTACATATACCAAGGGCAAAACAGAAGTATTGGGGAAATGCCCCCTTTGTGGTCATGCTGTTATAGAAGGAAAAAAGGGGTTTGGCTGCAGTAACTGGAAAAATGGCTGTAAATATGTCATTTGGAAAAATGATAAATTTCTTGGGACCATGAAGAAGAAGCCGACGAAAACGATGGTTAAAGCACTACTCAAGAATGGGAAAGCGCCAGTTAAAGGATTAATTAGCAAAAAAGGAAATAAATTTGATGCTATCATGAAATATGAGAAGAATCAGGATAACGAGTATTTTAGTTGGAAAATGGAATTTCCCGAATAG